A window from Marinagarivorans cellulosilyticus encodes these proteins:
- a CDS encoding chemotaxis protein CheA, producing the protein MSFGEDEEILQDFLVEAGEILDQLSEQLVELEQRPDDKDLLNAIFRGFHTVKGGAGFLQLNNMVTCCHVTENLFDILRNGKRPVTSELMDVVLQALDTVNSQFDDVQHRRPPQDPSPELVSHLERLVSCEDLNAPAAQESAAPPAEPEPAAAAPSEEGLNLSDDEYQEYIDAIADGPAEKPSSDNTQPPEAAPTSAPASASSDEISEDEFENLLDQLHGKGGGPGAAPKAPASEAPAPTPAATTSEPAAASNADEISEHEFEALLDQLHGSGKGPSVAPAAPAAKAPAAPAASASEGNGDLITDSEFEDLLDQLHGSGKGPTVNGAKTTKAEASEKPAEPAAPAASTPPAPAPTPAPASTPAPAAPANVTAIAAAKPSTPAPAPKPREAAVAAAAGGGGGGGAPAPAAEATVRVDTQRLDDIMNMVGELVLVRNRLVRLGLDANDESLSKAVSNLDVVTADLQTAVMKTRMQPIKKVFGRFPRVVRDLARNLKKEITLELVGEETDLDKNLVEALADPLVHLVRNSVDHGIELPSVREENGKSRVGKVILAAEQEGDHILLSITDDGGGMDPNKLREKAVEKGVMDQDAAGRLSDVEAFNLIFAPGFSTKNEISDVSGRGVGMDVVKTKITQLNGSIDIESKLGEGTRIAIKVPLTLAIMPTLMIMLGKQTFALPLVSVNEIFHMDLRKTNVVDGQECVTIREKAIPIFHLKRWLVKGPVSIDNPEEGHVVIVNVGTRRVGFIVDQLIGQEEVVIKPLGKMLQGTPGMAGATITGDGTIALILDVPSMLNRYVGAM; encoded by the coding sequence ATGTCATTTGGTGAAGATGAAGAGATACTCCAGGACTTTCTTGTCGAGGCGGGTGAAATTCTTGATCAATTATCGGAGCAACTCGTCGAGTTAGAACAGCGCCCTGATGATAAAGATCTGCTCAATGCTATTTTCCGAGGTTTTCATACCGTTAAAGGCGGAGCTGGCTTTTTACAGTTAAATAACATGGTGACATGCTGCCATGTAACCGAAAACCTGTTTGATATTTTGCGCAACGGCAAGCGTCCTGTAACGTCTGAATTAATGGATGTCGTTCTACAGGCGCTTGATACCGTCAATTCGCAGTTTGATGATGTTCAGCACCGCAGGCCACCACAAGACCCTTCACCGGAATTAGTCAGTCATTTAGAGCGCCTTGTTTCGTGTGAAGATTTAAATGCGCCAGCAGCACAAGAAAGCGCCGCGCCACCAGCAGAGCCAGAGCCTGCCGCCGCAGCACCTAGTGAAGAAGGCTTGAATTTATCGGACGATGAATATCAAGAATACATAGATGCCATTGCCGATGGGCCTGCAGAAAAACCATCTAGCGATAATACTCAACCACCAGAGGCGGCACCTACAAGTGCGCCAGCGAGTGCCAGTAGTGACGAAATATCTGAAGATGAATTTGAAAATCTATTAGATCAATTACATGGTAAGGGCGGTGGCCCAGGCGCTGCACCTAAAGCTCCAGCCAGTGAGGCTCCTGCGCCAACCCCAGCTGCAACAACCAGTGAACCTGCTGCAGCTAGCAATGCGGACGAAATATCTGAGCACGAATTTGAAGCGCTATTGGATCAGTTGCACGGTTCGGGTAAGGGGCCTTCGGTAGCACCGGCTGCCCCAGCCGCTAAAGCGCCAGCGGCGCCTGCAGCAAGCGCAAGCGAAGGTAACGGCGATTTAATTACCGACAGTGAATTTGAAGACTTGCTGGATCAATTACACGGTTCTGGCAAAGGCCCTACTGTAAACGGGGCAAAAACGACGAAAGCTGAAGCGTCTGAAAAACCCGCAGAACCAGCAGCACCTGCCGCTAGCACGCCGCCGGCTCCTGCGCCAACACCAGCGCCTGCATCAACACCTGCACCGGCAGCGCCCGCCAATGTTACGGCGATTGCTGCTGCTAAGCCAAGCACTCCTGCACCTGCACCTAAACCCCGAGAGGCTGCTGTTGCCGCCGCTGCCGGCGGGGGTGGTGGCGGAGGAGCGCCCGCGCCAGCAGCCGAGGCAACGGTGCGCGTTGATACACAACGCCTTGACGACATTATGAATATGGTTGGCGAGCTAGTGTTAGTGCGCAACCGCTTAGTACGTTTAGGGTTAGATGCCAATGATGAATCCTTATCAAAGGCTGTTAGCAATCTTGATGTAGTGACTGCCGATTTGCAAACCGCAGTCATGAAAACGCGGATGCAGCCGATTAAAAAAGTATTTGGCCGCTTCCCGCGCGTTGTACGGGACCTTGCGCGTAACCTGAAAAAAGAAATTACCCTAGAGCTTGTCGGGGAAGAAACCGACTTAGACAAAAACCTTGTTGAAGCGCTCGCGGACCCATTGGTTCACTTGGTGCGCAATAGCGTAGATCACGGTATTGAACTGCCTTCTGTACGTGAAGAAAACGGCAAATCGCGCGTAGGGAAAGTGATACTCGCGGCTGAGCAAGAAGGTGACCATATCCTTCTGTCGATTACTGACGATGGCGGCGGCATGGACCCGAATAAATTGCGGGAAAAAGCTGTCGAAAAAGGCGTAATGGACCAAGATGCCGCTGGGCGTTTATCGGATGTTGAAGCATTTAATTTAATTTTTGCCCCTGGTTTTTCGACTAAAAACGAAATATCCGATGTGTCTGGTCGCGGTGTGGGCATGGATGTGGTGAAAACCAAAATCACTCAGCTTAATGGCTCTATAGATATTGAATCTAAGTTGGGCGAGGGCACGCGCATAGCCATTAAAGTGCCGTTAACACTCGCCATTATGCCAACGCTAATGATTATGCTGGGTAAGCAAACATTTGCCTTGCCTTTAGTGAGTGTTAACGAAATTTTTCATATGGATTTGCGTAAAACCAATGTGGTAGACGGGCAAGAATGCGTGACTATTCGCGAAAAAGCGATTCCCATTTTTCACCTGAAGCGCTGGCTGGTAAAAGGCCCTGTTTCCATTGATAACCCCGAAGAAGGGCACGTGGTTATTGTCAATGTCGGTACCAGGCGGGTGGGCTTTATTGTGGACCAATTAATTGGCCAAGAAGAAGTGGTCATTAAGCCTTTGGGCAAAATGTTGCAAGGTACGCCAGGCATGGCAGGGGCAACAATAACCGGTGATGGCACCATCGCTTTAATTTTAGATGTGCCCAGTATGTTAAACCGCTATGTTGGGGCGATGTAG
- a CDS encoding RNA polymerase sigma factor FliA has protein sequence MYSPAQVKRDINVEDYAYLVKRIAYHMVARMPASVQVDDLIQAGMVGLLEAAQKFQDDKGAGFETYAGIRIRGAIVDEMRRGDWAPRSVHRNSRRINEAIAKIEAQTGSDATDIQVADELEVTLDEYHSMAQDCASTKLFSYEDTFDEEGDELLTSEDSRQHQNPADTAQKQAMKVALTQVISGLKEREQMVLSLYYEQELNLKEIGEVLGVSESRVSQILSQTAMRIRSRMTGWQR, from the coding sequence ATGTATTCGCCTGCGCAAGTTAAGCGCGATATAAATGTAGAAGACTACGCCTATCTTGTGAAGCGTATCGCTTACCACATGGTGGCGCGTATGCCGGCATCCGTACAAGTGGATGATTTAATTCAAGCGGGCATGGTTGGCTTGCTGGAAGCGGCGCAAAAATTCCAAGATGATAAAGGCGCAGGCTTTGAAACCTACGCGGGTATTCGTATTCGCGGAGCCATTGTTGACGAAATGCGACGTGGTGATTGGGCGCCGCGCTCGGTACATCGCAATTCCCGGCGCATTAACGAAGCCATTGCTAAAATAGAGGCCCAAACCGGTTCCGATGCTACGGATATACAAGTGGCGGATGAACTCGAAGTGACCCTCGATGAATATCACAGCATGGCGCAAGATTGCGCCAGCACTAAGCTCTTTAGTTACGAAGACACCTTTGACGAAGAAGGCGACGAATTACTCACCTCAGAAGATTCTAGACAACACCAAAACCCCGCCGATACAGCTCAAAAGCAAGCCATGAAGGTAGCGCTAACCCAAGTAATATCGGGTTTAAAAGAGCGTGAGCAAATGGTGCTTAGCCTGTATTACGAACAAGAGCTAAACCTAAAAGAAATTGGCGAAGTGCTGGGTGTTAGCGAATCGCGCGTTAGCCAAATATTAAGCCAAACGGCTATGCGCATTCGTTCGCGCATGACTGGCTGGCAGCGTTAG
- the cheY gene encoding chemotaxis response regulator CheY — translation MDKNMKILIVDDFSTMRRIIKNLLRDLGFTNTQEADDGATALPMLKSGDFDFLVTDWNMPGMTGIELLKQVRADERLVTLPVLMVTAEAKRDQIIEAAQAGVNGYVVKPFTAQVLKEKIDKIFERVG, via the coding sequence TTGGACAAGAATATGAAAATCCTAATCGTTGATGATTTTTCAACAATGCGTAGGATTATTAAAAATCTTCTTAGGGACTTAGGCTTCACCAATACGCAGGAAGCGGACGATGGAGCAACGGCGTTGCCAATGCTAAAAAGTGGCGATTTTGATTTTCTCGTCACGGATTGGAATATGCCGGGCATGACGGGTATCGAGCTGCTAAAGCAGGTGCGCGCCGACGAGCGGTTGGTGACCTTACCGGTATTAATGGTAACGGCCGAAGCTAAACGCGATCAAATTATTGAAGCTGCACAAGCTGGCGTAAATGGCTATGTCGTTAAGCCGTTTACCGCGCAAGTGCTCAAAGAAAAAATCGATAAAATCTTTGAACGCGTGGGCTAA
- the flhA gene encoding flagellar biosynthesis protein FlhA, giving the protein MSISLFQHLRQVPQTMTRDKAMRGARAMWHGNLSVPILLLMLLGMMTMPLPPFLLDAFFSFNIALSIVVLLVSVYTLKPTDFAIFPTILLVATLLRLALNVASTRVVLLEGHQGGAAAGKVIQAFGEVVIGGNFAVGLVVFIILVIINFVVVTKGAGRISEVSARFTLDAMPGKQMAIDADLNAGLIDQDEARIRRAEVSQEADFYGSMDGASKFVRGDSVAGILILIINIIGGLIVGMAQHSLEFSDALEKYVLLTIGDGLVAQVPSLLLSTAAAIMVTRVNSSEDMGNQVTGQMFASPKALGIAAFILAIMGSIPGMPHVAFLGLAAICGSLAYYIHFKRDVAELVDETDDRGMGARTINGEPAPLMPSGGGGSAPALEHQQATDEPVEVSWDDVTPVDILGLEVGYRLIPLVDKNQRGELLGRIKGVRKKLSQDVGFLIPPVHIRDNLDLLPNAYRITLMGVEVGAGEVFADKFMAINPGEVFGPVNGTPAKDPAFGLDAIWIDDSQKDQAQTLGYTVVDTATVVATHLNQLVQKHTHELMGHEDVQKWLDLLAEQSPKLVEELVPNTLTVNQLLKVLQNLLREQVSIRDKRSIVEALAAHGDKNADIAALTGHARVALSRQIVQNIIGNEPTLNVITLDASLEHLLLQSLQQAQKVGADPSNFIEPQLAERLNQSLIEASNKLEAAGVAQILLVAAPIRSMLVKFTRFSLPELHVLGYNEIPDNKEISIQASVGGELQNG; this is encoded by the coding sequence ATGTCGATTTCTCTGTTTCAACACCTGCGGCAAGTGCCGCAGACGATGACGCGCGATAAGGCAATGCGCGGTGCTAGGGCTATGTGGCACGGCAATTTGTCTGTGCCTATCCTGCTGCTCATGCTGCTTGGCATGATGACAATGCCGTTGCCGCCTTTTTTATTGGATGCATTTTTCTCGTTCAATATTGCGCTTTCTATCGTGGTGTTGCTGGTGAGCGTGTATACACTAAAACCTACCGATTTCGCCATTTTCCCGACGATTCTGCTAGTAGCGACTTTATTACGGTTGGCGTTGAATGTGGCCTCTACGCGCGTGGTTTTGTTGGAAGGGCATCAAGGTGGCGCAGCCGCCGGTAAAGTGATTCAAGCCTTTGGCGAGGTGGTTATTGGCGGTAACTTTGCCGTTGGTTTGGTGGTGTTTATTATCCTTGTGATTATCAACTTTGTGGTTGTTACCAAAGGTGCAGGGCGTATTTCTGAAGTAAGCGCGCGCTTTACCTTGGATGCCATGCCGGGTAAACAAATGGCGATTGATGCCGATTTGAATGCCGGGTTAATCGACCAAGACGAAGCCCGAATTCGCCGGGCCGAGGTTTCGCAAGAGGCCGACTTTTATGGCTCTATGGATGGTGCCAGTAAGTTTGTACGCGGCGATTCCGTAGCCGGTATTTTGATTCTTATTATCAACATTATTGGTGGTTTAATTGTAGGGATGGCGCAGCATTCGCTGGAGTTTTCGGATGCGCTAGAAAAATATGTATTGTTAACCATTGGTGATGGTTTGGTGGCGCAAGTGCCGTCTTTGCTGTTATCGACCGCCGCGGCAATTATGGTCACCCGTGTGAATAGCTCTGAGGATATGGGCAACCAGGTGACCGGGCAGATGTTTGCCTCGCCTAAAGCGTTGGGTATAGCGGCGTTTATTTTGGCCATTATGGGGTCCATCCCGGGCATGCCGCATGTGGCGTTTTTAGGTTTAGCGGCTATTTGTGGCTCGTTAGCGTATTACATTCACTTTAAGCGTGATGTGGCCGAGCTAGTGGACGAAACCGACGATCGAGGAATGGGCGCTAGAACCATTAATGGCGAACCAGCACCATTAATGCCTAGTGGCGGTGGTGGCAGTGCGCCGGCCTTAGAGCATCAGCAAGCCACCGACGAGCCGGTAGAAGTCAGTTGGGACGATGTAACACCGGTTGATATTTTAGGCTTGGAAGTGGGCTATCGCTTAATCCCATTGGTGGACAAAAACCAGCGCGGTGAATTATTGGGCCGTATTAAAGGCGTACGCAAAAAGCTCTCGCAAGACGTAGGCTTTTTGATTCCACCGGTGCATATTCGCGACAACTTAGACTTACTGCCTAATGCTTACCGCATTACCTTAATGGGGGTAGAGGTAGGGGCCGGCGAAGTGTTTGCCGACAAGTTTATGGCGATTAACCCCGGTGAAGTATTTGGCCCGGTGAATGGCACGCCAGCAAAAGACCCTGCCTTTGGTTTAGATGCCATATGGATTGACGATAGCCAAAAAGACCAAGCGCAAACCCTCGGTTATACGGTAGTTGATACAGCCACCGTTGTGGCAACGCATTTAAACCAGCTAGTGCAAAAGCATACCCACGAGCTAATGGGCCATGAAGATGTGCAGAAGTGGCTCGATTTATTAGCCGAGCAATCGCCAAAATTAGTAGAAGAGTTAGTCCCTAACACGCTTACCGTTAACCAGTTACTTAAGGTGCTGCAAAATTTATTGCGCGAGCAAGTGAGCATTCGCGATAAGCGCTCCATCGTAGAAGCGCTAGCCGCACACGGCGATAAAAACGCCGATATTGCGGCATTAACGGGCCATGCGCGCGTTGCACTTTCGCGGCAAATTGTGCAAAACATTATCGGTAACGAGCCCACATTAAATGTTATTACCCTAGATGCCTCGCTGGAACACTTGTTGCTACAGTCACTGCAACAAGCACAAAAAGTTGGCGCGGACCCTTCAAACTTTATCGAACCGCAATTAGCCGAAAGGCTTAATCAGTCGTTAATTGAAGCGTCCAATAAGTTAGAAGCTGCCGGTGTAGCGCAAATATTATTAGTAGCTGCACCTATTCGCTCGATGCTGGTGAAATTTACCCGCTTCAGCCTGCCAGAGCTTCATGTGCTGGGGTACAACGAAATACCCGATAACAAAGAGATTTCGATTCAAGCCAGTGTGGGCGGCGAACTGCAAAATGGGTAA
- a CDS encoding MinD/ParA family protein, with translation MSNHPVKVIAVTGGKGGVGKTNLSVNLGVALAEMRRRVVLMDADLGLANVDLLLGLNAQFNLSDVLSGKRSLQQVMLHGPSGLKVIPASSGVQQMASLSPAEHAGIIHAFSEIADQMDVLIVDTAAGISDTVISFVRAAQEVVVVVCDEPSSITDAYALMKVLNKDHGVTRFRVIANMCRTVAEGQRLFGKLNGVCERFLDASIQYIGAIPFDENLRKAVQARKPVLEFAPRTKASQAIRVVAQKLDQLPVQRNAKGHLEFFFERLLSVSGQN, from the coding sequence ATGAGTAATCATCCCGTAAAAGTGATCGCCGTAACTGGTGGCAAAGGTGGCGTAGGTAAAACCAATTTATCGGTGAACTTAGGCGTCGCTTTAGCCGAAATGCGCAGGCGAGTGGTTCTCATGGATGCTGACTTGGGCTTGGCCAACGTCGATTTATTATTAGGTTTAAATGCGCAATTTAATTTGTCTGATGTGCTCAGTGGTAAGCGCAGCTTACAGCAGGTTATGTTGCACGGGCCAAGCGGCTTGAAGGTAATTCCCGCGTCGTCCGGTGTGCAGCAAATGGCATCGTTATCGCCTGCTGAACACGCGGGTATTATTCATGCCTTTAGTGAAATCGCCGATCAAATGGATGTGTTAATTGTCGATACCGCTGCGGGTATTTCCGATACTGTTATTAGCTTTGTACGCGCCGCGCAAGAAGTTGTGGTTGTTGTTTGCGACGAGCCCTCGTCCATTACCGATGCCTACGCCCTAATGAAGGTTTTAAATAAAGATCACGGCGTGACGCGTTTCAGAGTCATTGCCAATATGTGCCGCACAGTAGCAGAAGGGCAGCGCTTATTTGGCAAACTTAACGGTGTGTGCGAACGCTTTCTTGATGCCTCGATTCAATATATTGGCGCCATTCCATTTGATGAGAATTTACGCAAGGCGGTGCAGGCACGTAAACCTGTTTTAGAATTTGCACCGCGCACAAAAGCATCGCAAGCGATACGCGTTGTTGCGCAAAAGTTGGACCAGCTGCCGGTGCAACGCAATGCCAAAGGGCATTTAGAATTCTTCTTCGAGCGCTTGCTGTCGGTGAGCGGCCAGAATTGA
- a CDS encoding protein phosphatase CheZ, with amino-acid sequence MDPTDNWHHNERFLGELKDRSAMLVEQLQKNDYEEASAVIRSIMDSRDEHLFNSVGQLTRALHSAIVNFNVDSETNGAATNAEVADSEIRDASDRLHYVINMTQDAAEKTMDRVETAAPIALNLGREAKTLKDEWDKLRRREVSKEEFAELYSRIDGFLLQMTLGADELNENLQAIILEQGFQDLTGQVLKKVIGLVTDVENELVNLMRIAGKVEAVTGISRDTDPVAAKKANLPCEAEGPQIHADTRDDVVNGQDDVDDLLSSLGF; translated from the coding sequence ATGGACCCAACAGATAACTGGCATCACAACGAACGCTTTCTCGGTGAATTAAAAGACCGGTCTGCGATGCTTGTTGAGCAGCTACAAAAAAATGATTACGAAGAAGCCTCTGCGGTTATTCGTTCCATTATGGATTCCCGGGATGAACATTTGTTTAACTCGGTTGGCCAGTTAACACGTGCATTGCACAGCGCGATTGTTAATTTTAATGTCGACTCCGAAACAAATGGCGCAGCTACTAATGCTGAAGTGGCAGATAGTGAAATCCGCGATGCTTCAGACCGCTTGCATTACGTTATAAATATGACGCAGGACGCTGCCGAAAAAACCATGGACCGGGTAGAAACAGCGGCACCCATCGCTCTTAATTTAGGCCGAGAAGCCAAAACCCTAAAAGACGAATGGGATAAGTTGCGACGTAGAGAAGTTAGCAAAGAAGAGTTTGCCGAACTTTATTCGCGCATCGATGGCTTTTTATTGCAAATGACATTGGGCGCAGACGAGCTTAATGAAAACTTACAAGCCATTATATTGGAGCAAGGTTTTCAAGATCTAACCGGTCAAGTTTTGAAAAAAGTTATTGGCCTTGTTACTGATGTTGAAAATGAATTGGTTAACCTAATGCGCATAGCCGGTAAGGTTGAGGCCGTAACGGGCATATCTCGAGATACAGACCCAGTGGCTGCCAAAAAAGCCAATCTCCCGTGTGAAGCAGAAGGGCCGCAAATCCACGCCGATACGCGTGACGATGTGGTTAATGGTCAGGATGATGTTGATGACCTGCTATCGAGTTTAGGATTTTAA
- the flhF gene encoding flagellar biosynthesis protein FlhF — translation MTTKRFMASDMSRALKKVREELGPDAIILSSKRAEKGVEIIATLDDTPPSPAKAAKKRFAASFDDELDQPLASDTEWEEHHNAQRVASNTRVAALASEAPAEPNYNAEPSPQKARFSESTSANAERLASEIQAAHERMLAAKGQAASAISITDDEYDVPLKAKAPAQKHTEPAPEMSQNRQVASFAQQVKARGLDDEHSAEQNKQLHSLYDEIAEMRMLLEEQIWQKQYAPRAEPSPLTGRARQLATQLEQLGLSQGLIKDLLVCANDEERLPNCWRKALAMLARKLPVDPHDPIEQGGTFAFVGPTGVGKTTTVAKLAARYVLNHGRGKVAIVTTDTYRVGAHDQLKALGRILQVPVRSIEGEHQLNAVLSSLKQYELVLVDTAGFRQGDPKQIEQESLLDVCPGVQRVLVLAANSQQQILKASLHAYGNSPLRGCIFTKLDECASLGEAFGAVCSHEVPMLYTAAGQEIPDDIHVVSSSDLVAQAVKLARQYENSAQALSAT, via the coding sequence ATGACAACAAAGCGATTTATGGCGAGTGATATGAGCCGCGCATTAAAAAAAGTGCGCGAAGAGCTTGGCCCAGATGCCATTATATTGTCGAGCAAGCGCGCTGAAAAAGGCGTAGAAATTATTGCTACCTTGGACGATACACCACCATCACCGGCTAAAGCGGCCAAAAAGCGTTTTGCCGCATCGTTTGATGATGAGCTGGATCAACCGCTCGCCAGCGATACCGAGTGGGAAGAGCACCACAATGCACAGCGTGTGGCCTCGAATACTCGCGTTGCGGCGCTGGCTAGCGAGGCGCCAGCGGAACCTAATTACAATGCCGAGCCCAGCCCGCAAAAAGCGCGTTTTAGCGAATCGACATCGGCCAATGCCGAGCGCTTAGCCAGCGAAATACAAGCTGCGCACGAACGCATGCTAGCGGCAAAAGGGCAGGCTGCATCGGCTATTTCTATTACCGATGACGAATACGACGTACCGCTTAAGGCCAAAGCGCCAGCGCAAAAACATACCGAGCCGGCGCCAGAAATGTCACAAAACCGACAAGTAGCCAGCTTTGCTCAGCAGGTGAAAGCACGTGGCCTTGACGACGAACATAGTGCCGAACAAAACAAACAATTACACAGCTTGTACGACGAAATTGCAGAAATGCGCATGTTGTTGGAAGAGCAAATATGGCAAAAACAATACGCTCCGCGTGCAGAACCCAGCCCTTTAACGGGCCGCGCACGTCAGTTGGCAACGCAGTTAGAGCAACTGGGTTTATCGCAAGGTTTAATTAAAGATTTATTAGTTTGCGCCAATGATGAGGAGCGCTTGCCAAATTGCTGGCGCAAGGCGTTGGCGATGCTGGCGCGCAAGCTACCGGTCGACCCGCACGACCCTATAGAGCAAGGCGGCACGTTTGCTTTTGTTGGCCCAACCGGCGTGGGGAAAACAACAACAGTGGCCAAATTAGCCGCGCGTTATGTGTTAAATCACGGTCGCGGCAAAGTTGCCATAGTCACAACCGATACCTACCGAGTGGGCGCACACGATCAGCTCAAAGCCTTAGGGCGCATTTTACAAGTGCCTGTTCGTTCTATTGAGGGCGAGCATCAGTTGAACGCGGTGTTATCGAGCCTTAAGCAATACGAACTTGTGTTGGTCGATACCGCAGGCTTTCGCCAAGGCGACCCAAAACAAATTGAGCAAGAATCGTTACTAGATGTCTGCCCCGGCGTGCAGCGGGTATTGGTATTGGCTGCCAATAGCCAGCAGCAAATATTAAAAGCCTCTTTACATGCTTACGGCAATAGCCCTTTGCGCGGCTGTATTTTTACCAAATTAGATGAATGCGCCAGCTTGGGCGAAGCCTTTGGCGCCGTCTGTAGCCATGAAGTGCCAATGCTATATACCGCAGCAGGGCAAGAAATCCCCGATGATATTCACGTGGTTTCATCCAGCGATTTAGTCGCGCAAGCGGTTAAGCTAGCGCGCCAATACGAAAACAGCGCACAGGCGTTGTCGGCCACCTGA